GTATATCAGATTCTGCCGCACTCCGGACAGGCGTGGTTGTCACCAAGGCCAGCGCGATCATAACAGCAGTACACACATCGTCCACGCCGACGTCGATTCCATCGCACAAACTTCTCTGGTGCGAGCGACAGCAGATACTCCATCACCCCAAAGAAGATTGTGTCAAAGACAAATCCGCCGGTCACTATTCTCGTCGGGAACATCACATCGATATTGAAATGGGTCCACCGAAAACGAACTGCGCTCACCGATTCCACACCGATGTATGCAGTCTTGGAGTACCGCACCTTCATCTCAAGAGCTTGAAGCGGCATCCCGATTCGATCGGTCGCAGCAGAAAAGAACATTTGGGCGTCATCAGGCGTGGTGAGGAGAAATGTGTCGGCAGATGTCACTGGAACAATCGGGAACTCACTCCCGGATCGGTTCAACTCGGCAACAGTAAAGAACTCCCATGCTGCTGAATCAGGAGGAACGGGGCGTGATATCGGCCACGCCCAAAAACTCCTGCGTGTCGTTCGATACCATAAATCCCACGAATATCTGCCAATCCATCTTCCCTCTTTCAGCATGTACGCATCACGCTGCACACCCGCTACAGTCTCTGGAAAGATGCGATTGAACGGTTGGACATACGCAACTATCCATGCAACAAGCACTGTTGTCATCGCACCGAGCACAAGACACACGATTGCACGAACTGGGCGGATTCGAAGTTTCATTCCGCACCAAGTGTATCAGATTCTGCCGCACTCCGGACACAATGCATTCGGTTTGGTGCCCGATCTGTCGTAACCACAAACCACACACCGGCTTTGTTTTCTGCGATAATGATGTCGAACAACACCCGGCAAACACAAGAGGATGTAGTACACCACGCTGGAGCACAGCGAGTCAACGGTAAATCCAATCGGGAGTATTGCGATCGGAAGATGGTGCTGCGTCTTTGTGCGTGGATCGGTCATTGTCAAACGACCGCGTGTCACCGTATCGAGCTGTGGACGCCAGTCCAGGAATCCTGCGTCAGCCCGTTCCGGCGTCGCCTCCCCCTCCCACATCGCACGCATGGGAAACCCATATCGTCTTGCATCACCGCGCCGATACCAGTTTGGACTTCGATTCAACAATGTCCACACGATCGATGGCTCTCTCCTCGGTGATGGTTTGGGTATCACACCGTTTGCACCAGGACCTCTGATCCGGTTCTTCAGATCGATCATCTCGTCATTCGGCGCTGGATCACGATATAACTCACCGGGATGGATAGACATGAACGAAAACCCGAAGCGCTCATACATCATCACAAGATGCCAGCGTTCATCACCATCCGGGCTAAGTTGCACCGCGTACACGTCATACCACTGGTTTGTTTCCCGTCCCGTTTCATATATCCAGCTATCCGGAACAGGATGTGGTGTTATCGCGATCCCCCACGCTACCAGCACGGTTGTGATCGCACCGAGCACAACGCACACGATTGCGCGAACTGGCCTGATGTGGAGTCGCATGACGATGATTGTATAACAAAGCAGCAACAGCAGCGATCGCTGGGCGCAGCTGTATCTACTGGAAAGTAGGTCTTTGGTTAGTGGCCAAGCTTTGGATGGATGAGGTACTGGCGAGTCTCACCGCGCGAGAACTTCAGGAACTGCACAGAGCCATCAACAAACGCAACGTTCGCGCCGTTTGGCTCCTTGTGCCACGACGCGTCGAAAGCGGCCTCGCGCTCCGTTAGTCCGCGCGTTGCGTAGTACCACTCGGCATCGCCTACAAGCACAAGCTTGGTTGTTGGCACGGAAACCTCTGACATGCGCATCGGCTGGTCGTTGTGCGACCCGGAAGGGCTGCCGTTCATAAGTTCAGGATTTGCACGATAGCTGTTGCCAAAGTAGGAGAAGCACGAGCGATCGCCGATCGGAAACGAAGTCTGCCCTGTCACTCTGTCGCGACTGATGAGACCGTTATCACACGGGCAATGGAACAGCTCGCAGAGCGTTGTGCTGTCATCGTCCTTGCCTTCGTGGGTTGCGTTGATGTAGGTGTTCAGCGGTCGATCGACTGCGAGTCTTGGCTTGCCGTCATTCCCTGCAAAGCTGGCGCCGCCGTAGTGCCAGTCCGGGAGTGCGTTTCGCGTTGGAAAGACCTTGTTCTCGTTGAGATATTGCTGCCACGCAAGACCAATGTTCTTGAGATTCGACGCACACACAGTGATACGTGCACCGTCACGTGCCAGCACAAACAATGGCATGAGAATGCCGATCAGCAACGAAATGATGACCAGACAGATCATCAGTTCCAACAGCGTGAAGGCACGTCGGGTTTGCATAGTGCGCATATCCATGGGTCGGCCCACACTATACACTTCGGCTGGGGGCGATGGTTGCAACAAGACCAGTTGCATCAAAGAGAAAAAGCAGGCATTTGTAGTCCTATAACAAGTGATCGTCCTGACTTTCGAGACCGTCTGTTGTTTATTCGGCAACAGCGAGTCGTTCGATAATGCGGATCGTCTTGCGAATCTCCTTGGTGGATTCAGCACACGATGAAGAAGCACGCAGAGCTGTCAGAGCAGCAAGGGCGGTTTCGCTCAGAATGGCAAACCCGTAGCTTTGTCCGGTCCCCTGTAACTGAGAGCAGATTTCCATTGCCGCATCAACATCTTCACTGCGCAGCGCCGTCTCAAGAGCCTTCGCCTTTGCGTGAACTGTATCAACATACTGGATGATCCAGTTCAGATTTTTCTGCGAGTCCTTCATTGAAGAGTAAATTGGCGCGGACCCGCTTGCTGGATCGGCAGTCTCGCGAAGTGCACGACGAATCGCATCGTGCAGTTCCTCTCTCTGGAACGGCTTGCACACAATCTCGCTCGCGCCTGCATCACGCAGCGCATCAATGGATGCAAGCAGGTTATCGCGGGCAATCGCGATAACTGGTCCAGCGAACCCTTCATGACGGAGTTTCGGCATGAAATCAACAGCACGCTGTTTGGATCCGATCTGGCTGTCAGTAATAATCAAGTCGTACGAGTTTGCGCGCACTCGATCGAACGCTGCGCCTGTGTCTTGCGCTATCTCAAGTCCCATCTCGGTTTCCGACAACATCATTCGAATTAGATTGCATTCGAGATTGTCGTCCTCAATGACCAGCACTCTGCCCTTGAGCGTTTCGTGTAATGCCGTATCACCTGTCGTGCCTAACTCGGTAATCTTGCGTGGATCTATGAACTCTCTGATATCGATATGCTCATCCCACTTGATCCCGACCATGTGGAACTGCTTTGTCACAAAGTCGCACCAGCGGACAACACCCTTGATGTCTGCGGTTCCGCCCCGAAACTTTTTTAGTGTGAGTTCGCATTCAGTTTCTGGATGCAGGTAGCCGTTATACACAACACCACCGCCCGACGCGCTGAGGTTGTACAACAGCACCTCGGCTCTCGAAACGCCGCCGCCAGGATGAATGAACTTTGCGACCTCGATCGAGTTAGCTGCATATCTGTAATCCGCACGCGTGAAGTGTGACGCGGAAGCAGCAGACGTCTGGGATTTCAACAATTCGATAAGTTCGGCACGCTGGAACGCGTTGCCTGGAAAAGGCGTTGGATGACCACGGACCGGTGATTTCATACGCACCCACCAGAATCGGCTAGGCCGGAATCGGCCTTTTTCACATTTTCGGTATATTGACGATTGCATTAAGACAGATTAGCGATTACGGAATTTCCCTAAAAAGGGCTCAAGTACACCCTGTGAGCTGGGTCATCCCCCCTAAATCGAGCCTATGCAAAGACATGTCTGCTGACTTCGAAGTTATGCACCCGACTTGAATAAAAAACCGAATCATCGGACAAAGGTCTGACGGGAAGTCGGAACTGGAAGCGAACCGTTTCTCTCATTAGCTCGCTCCCTCCCATCTGCTCCTCGATAAAACCATCTCTTGACATCAAATGGGCCTTTTCAGCGATTGACACCTATGATTTGAATCGGTTTTTCAGTCGATTCCGGGCCAATGCCATGGGTTTTCCGAGCAGCATTGGCCAAGCCCCACACCCTTGCAGTGTGTCGCGGTTCTTTAGCGAACCCACTCCCTGCAGGCAGAAGATTCTCAGCCTATGCCATACCACACCCACGGTCACACGTTCTCTCCTGACGCAAGCAATGCTCCTGCAGCAGCCTCCCGGACAACTGACACGAAAAAGGGTGGTGACTATGGAGGCGCGCAAATCAAGGTGCTCGAAGGACTTGAAGCGGTCCGCAAGCGCCCGGGGATGTATATCGGCGGCACGGGGATCAACGCGCTGCACCATCTCGTCTACGAAGTCGTTGACAACTCCATCGATGAGGCCATGGCCGGCCATGCCACGACCGTCACTGTCACCATCCAGGTCGACGGATCGGTCTCCGTCACAGACGACGGCCGAGGCATCCCCGTCGATGCGATGAAGGACGACGATCCGAACATCAACGGCAAGAGCGCTGTCGAGATCGTCATGACAAAGCTCCACGCTGGCGGCAAGTTCAACCAGGAGGACTCGGCGTACAAGGTCTCGGGCGGTCTCCATGGCGTCGGTGTCTCGTGTGTGAACGCGCTGTCAGAATACCTCGACTGCGAGGTCTCGCGCGAGGGCAAGGTCCACGCGATCCGGTTTGAGCGGGGCGTTGTGACCAAACCACTCGTGGTTGTGCGCGATGTCCCTGAATCGCAGCATCGCAAGACGGGCACGAAGATCGTGTTCAGGCCTGACGCAACGATCTTCCCCGTGACTGAGTTCTCGTATGCCACGCTGGCAAACCGCTTGCGCGAGCTCTCGTATCTGAACCCCGGCGTGACCATCAAGCTGACCGACGAGCGCGTCGATGCCGACGGCAAGATTAAGTCAGAGACCTTCCTCGCGGAGAACGGGCTGCTGGAATATGTCTCGCATCTGATGACCGGCAAGACTGCTGTGAGTTCGCCCGTGTTTGTGCGCAAGGAAGAGCCCGAACGCACGCTCATCGTCGAGGTTGCGATGCAGTACCACGACGGGTACAACGAAACACTGCTGACGTTCGCGAACAACATCAATAACACAGACGGCGGCACGCACGGGCAGGGATTCAAGGTCGCGCTGACGCGCACGATCAACACCTACGCGCGCAAGGAAGGCATACTCAAGGAGAAAGATCCCACGCCGACGGGCGATGATCTTCGCGAAGGATTGATCGCGATCGTGTCGGTCAAACTTCCCGAGCCGACATTTAACAACCAGCCGAAAGAGAAACTGCTCAACCCCGAGATCGAAGGGTTTGTCTCGAGCGCGCTCGGTGAAGCGCTCGAGGACTGGATGCTCGAGCATCCGTCCGAAGCAAAGCGTTTGTGCCTGAAAGGCATTGTCGCAGCGCAGGCGCGCGAGGCAGCACGCAAGGCGCGCGAGCTCACCCGGCGCAAGACAGCGCTCGATTCCGGATCGATGCCGCACAAGCTGCGCGACTGCAAGTCCAAGGGCGACGACTCTGAGTTGTATCTGGTCGAGGGTGATTCCGCGGGCGGCAGCGCCACGCAGGGACGCAACGTCGACACGCAGGCGATCCTTCCTCTCAAGGGCAAGATCATCAACGTGGAGAAGGCGCGCCTCGATAAAGTCCTCGCCAACGAGGAAATCCGCACGATGATCCAGGCGCTTCGATGCGGAATCGGGCCGGACTTTGACATCTCCAAACTCCGGTACGGCAAGATCATCATCATGACCGACGCGGACGTTGACGGATCACACATCCGCACACTACTGCTGACATTCTTCTTTAGGCAGATGCACGAACTAATCCGTCGCGGTCGCGTGTTTATCGCGCAACCGCCGCTGTACCAGGTGACGCGCGGGCGCAAAAGCTTCTACGTGCGTGACAACGCCGAGATGAACTCGCGCCTGACCGAGCTCGGGCTTGATGGCGCGTCGCTATTGATCCGAGGCGACATCGGGTCTGACAAGATAGAACGCACCATCTCGGGCGACGACGCTGTTAAGCTCGTCAAACTGCTCGACCGCACCCGTGAGTTGGTCAACATCGCCGAACGCAGAGGCACACCGTTCATCGATCTCTTGTCGATGGCAAACAATGACCCCGAGGGCAGCCATCGTCTGCCGCGATATCGTTTGTCGTGGCAGGGACACACAGAGGTGTTCTGGTCGCGTGATGCAGCCGACGCGTGCATCGCGGAGCACGCGCTCGTGTTTGCTGACGACGTGCCCGACGATCAGCCCGTGGACATGGCGAAGGTTGCAACATTGCGCGAGCTGCACGAGAATCGTGAGCTTGATCGTCTGTTTGTCGAACTCGCAGCATACGGCATCACGCGCGACACGTTCGGACTCACTCAGGAAGAATCTGTCACGGGTGAGAAACTGCCCTCGAAGTTCGCGTGGTCCATCGACAAGTCGGGAAACGCCGAGCCGGAACCAAAGCAAGCCAAGTCAGAGAGTGTCTTTGACGACGAGGAAGCGCCCGCGGAAACCAACACCGAGAAGCGCAGCTCGACATCGAAGGTCGTCGAAGCACCAAACATGCTAGCGATCCTCGATTCATTGCACGACATTGGTCGCCGGGGCATGGAAATCAAGCGGTTCAAGGGTCTTGGCGAAATGGACGCGGAGCAGTTGTGGGAGACCACGATGGACCCCGAGCGTCGCACATTGCTGCGTGTGACGATGGAGCAGGCTGCTGAAGCGGAGACGATGTTCGCGACACTGATGGGCGAGCCGGTCGAACCGAGACGCAACTTCATCGAGGACCACGCACTCGAGGTGAAGAATCTGGATGTGTAAATACGAGAACCACCTGATTGCAGAAATGCGAGCTCCTTGTTAGCATGCGGTATGCAAGCAGAAGAAGCCCTTCACTATGTTCGACCACTTGCTGACGGATTTGATCCAATCACAGGTGAAGTTCTCAGTGAAACAAACCCATGTCAACATCCGCAAGTTGTCCGTGCGCTCTATTGTGCAATAGCTGCATTACAGCAGCAGGAAAAGCGAGATATAAAAAGAGCAGAACTGCCTGAAGCCGCAGGAAATCCGTGGACAAAGGAAGAAGAGCAGTTATTGGTAAAAAACTTTGGGCTTAATCTGCCGGTTGGCGCTATTGCAAAGAAGCATAAAAGAACTCGCGGCGCAATCGAATCCCGGCTCATACGACTCGGATTAATTGAGAATCGCTGGCACAACAATGGGAACTCATCCACAACTCCTTCTCAAAGCAAATCTACTCAACAACAAGGATATATGGACTTAGTACGCGAGATAAATCAACCAGACTAAAGCCACTCATAACTGTAATACTTCGTAGCAGGTATATGATTTGCGCACAAACTGCCGAGTGCTGTGTTAAGCTCGCGCGCATTCAGCCGTTCATCATAAAGCCCTGCGCAACTCGGCACGATACGTCCATTGCAAAGCAGAATCCGTCGTTCAGAGAGTGGTCTGCACGATCTGCCAGCGATCTGGAACGAGTTCTGCTGTTGTTCTATTGGTTTATTCCAAGGGGGCAGATGATGGATGAGTTTGGCAATACCGACAGACAGGGCAACGCGAATGGGCAGAACGATGCTGGGGCGCACGCCACGACGGCACCCGCTCATGCACCGAAAA
Above is a genomic segment from Phycisphaeraceae bacterium containing:
- a CDS encoding response regulator, encoding MKSPVRGHPTPFPGNAFQRAELIELLKSQTSAASASHFTRADYRYAANSIEVAKFIHPGGGVSRAEVLLYNLSASGGGVVYNGYLHPETECELTLKKFRGGTADIKGVVRWCDFVTKQFHMVGIKWDEHIDIREFIDPRKITELGTTGDTALHETLKGRVLVIEDDNLECNLIRMMLSETEMGLEIAQDTGAAFDRVRANSYDLIITDSQIGSKQRAVDFMPKLRHEGFAGPVIAIARDNLLASIDALRDAGASEIVCKPFQREELHDAIRRALRETADPASGSAPIYSSMKDSQKNLNWIIQYVDTVHAKAKALETALRSEDVDAAMEICSQLQGTGQSYGFAILSETALAALTALRASSSCAESTKEIRKTIRIIERLAVAE
- a CDS encoding type II secretion system protein codes for the protein MQTRRAFTLLELMICLVIISLLIGILMPLFVLARDGARITVCASNLKNIGLAWQQYLNENKVFPTRNALPDWHYGGASFAGNDGKPRLAVDRPLNTYINATHEGKDDDSTTLCELFHCPCDNGLISRDRVTGQTSFPIGDRSCFSYFGNSYRANPELMNGSPSGSHNDQPMRMSEVSVPTTKLVLVGDAEWYYATRGLTEREAAFDASWHKEPNGANVAFVDGSVQFLKFSRGETRQYLIHPKLGH
- a CDS encoding DNA gyrase subunit B yields the protein MPYHTHGHTFSPDASNAPAAASRTTDTKKGGDYGGAQIKVLEGLEAVRKRPGMYIGGTGINALHHLVYEVVDNSIDEAMAGHATTVTVTIQVDGSVSVTDDGRGIPVDAMKDDDPNINGKSAVEIVMTKLHAGGKFNQEDSAYKVSGGLHGVGVSCVNALSEYLDCEVSREGKVHAIRFERGVVTKPLVVVRDVPESQHRKTGTKIVFRPDATIFPVTEFSYATLANRLRELSYLNPGVTIKLTDERVDADGKIKSETFLAENGLLEYVSHLMTGKTAVSSPVFVRKEEPERTLIVEVAMQYHDGYNETLLTFANNINNTDGGTHGQGFKVALTRTINTYARKEGILKEKDPTPTGDDLREGLIAIVSVKLPEPTFNNQPKEKLLNPEIEGFVSSALGEALEDWMLEHPSEAKRLCLKGIVAAQAREAARKARELTRRKTALDSGSMPHKLRDCKSKGDDSELYLVEGDSAGGSATQGRNVDTQAILPLKGKIINVEKARLDKVLANEEIRTMIQALRCGIGPDFDISKLRYGKIIIMTDADVDGSHIRTLLLTFFFRQMHELIRRGRVFIAQPPLYQVTRGRKSFYVRDNAEMNSRLTELGLDGASLLIRGDIGSDKIERTISGDDAVKLVKLLDRTRELVNIAERRGTPFIDLLSMANNDPEGSHRLPRYRLSWQGHTEVFWSRDAADACIAEHALVFADDVPDDQPVDMAKVATLRELHENRELDRLFVELAAYGITRDTFGLTQEESVTGEKLPSKFAWSIDKSGNAEPEPKQAKSESVFDDEEAPAETNTEKRSSTSKVVEAPNMLAILDSLHDIGRRGMEIKRFKGLGEMDAEQLWETTMDPERRTLLRVTMEQAAEAETMFATLMGEPVEPRRNFIEDHALEVKNLDV